Genomic window (Cyprinus carpio isolate SPL01 chromosome B7, ASM1834038v1, whole genome shotgun sequence):
TACTGATGTTGCTGTTCTTTAATCTGTTGGCAAAACAAGACTATGAGTGAGGTGTATTAAAAATAACCTCTACAAAATAAAATGAGTACAAATTAAAGATGATTAGACCTCGGAGAGTGGTACATTGCTTGGCAAAAGAAAAACCCATAGCCTTTGCTGTGTCACTGACATGTCAGGTTCCTGGAACAGCAACACCTGGCCATTgatgattttgttattttgattattcTCATGCACAATGCCGTACCTAGATAACCTACAGACATTTACAGCTATATGCGTTCTTGAAATTTTATTTGGAGAGAGGAATTCCCAAGTGTCTTCACTGTGTATATGGACAACAGAAAGACTTCCAATTGCATcaactgtaaataaaaagataagtggttaaaaaaaagacaaaaaccaattaagttttataataataataataaataaataaaaaaagttgggaTTGAATAGTATTGCGTTAATATTTTAGTGAGCTGTTCATCAAGGCCACATACAGTAAGGCATATGTCCTTAGTGTTGAGTCGACATACTGTCAATTACATATTATTAAACACTGAAAATGACCAAAAATCATcccatctaaatgtaaaataatatgcaataGTCAAGTGTtttaatagcattataaaaaaCCATTTATAGTCAGTCAGTGCCCACAAATAATGTTCACAAAGaattggttatttaaaaaattacatttcattgatGAAGCAGCATCAGAATCACAGTAGAGACAGCTTACTATATCGTACAGCAGAGCTCAGAAGGCCAACATCATTGTTAATGAATGATAATAAAACTGAACTGATATGCACTGATTTCAGTTCTCTATACGATCATTTGAATATTCATAATATGTAGGGTATCCATTCATTGACATGCTTTATCATTTACCGTGTGTCTCACAGTGTGGAAGGTGAAGTTCACAGATTTCTCCTGCAGGGGTTCTGATATCGAACAGAGGTCCAGCAGGCTCATAGTGAGTGTTGATGAGGAGACGCATATCCCAGTGAGCCACATAGTACTCTACACATCCACTTCCTTTCAATCCAAACACTAGCCCCGTTGCGCTGCACATGAAAAGGCCTTCTGTTTTCCACTGAAACCTgcaagacaattaaaaaaaaaaaaacattttttgataaaCTATTTCACACAGaaaagtcatatttttttataagtcaTACCTCAAAGACAAAGAGAATTTACTGACCTATAGGAAATCTTGCCATTATTCACTGCTAGTTCAGGCTCAAACTTCTTTATGAGATCTTCTGTCTGCAATATAAGatgtttttatatgaaatgttttttacatGACTTTTTACTACTAACAAGTTTAAAGAATAATACAGCTGTTTGATAGGTAATTGATTACTGATAGAAGGTGCTGAGAAATCACTTAAGAAATAGCAAAGGATCTGTGCTTTTCTCTTGTATCCTAATTATGTCATTTTGCCTTCCTGAATTGTTTCCCTTACATTTTACACCTTAGGTTGATTTgctttgtaaaattaaatgcatgcCTTATGTTTCATTAggcagtgttaaagggatagttcagaaaaatttaaattctgtgattattcattcacccccatgttgttccaaacctgtattagtttatttcttctatggaacacaaatgaagatattttgtagaatgtaaataaccaaaccattttggttaTTTGATTtacactgtatggacaaaacagtTTTCTTCTGAAGAAATTAAGTCACACAGGTGGGAATCACATGAGTGTGGTTCAtgttttggttgaactatctctTTAGGTTATTATATTTTAGTGTGAGAAATGCGTATTAAGCAAATGCTTGGTGTTTTATTGCATCTGTGCTTTCTCTGCTTGGATCCTACCCTTTTTATCTTCACCCTGTACCTTAACATAAGATGACACAGAGATCTGCAGCTCCAAAACTACAGAGATAATCTCAGCATACATTGCTGACAATTAATTCAGAATGGGCACACTTTATCACTCATCTTTAAATAGAGATTGAGGTTCCCTTTCCTACCACATTACCCTTCTGTTTGCAATTAGGCCCATGAGTGATCCTTCATGATCTGTTGGCCTTTACTGATATTCCACTTACATCTaccattcataaaataaaaatatcattccTTCCTCTTCACCCAACTAATGATTTAGGCTTTTGCCAGCTTGTAACTGGTCTATTAAATCTCTCTGTGCTGGTTAAACTGCATATGACATACAACCTTTTCAGAATGCTTGTCAAAAATATCTGAACACTCTCATGAACACAAAAGTAACAAATTCTTGGTACCAGTACCTTAACAATAGTACTGACTGATTTTCCCATCTCACTTTTTGATCTTAAATCTTTTGTGTTGTAATTCTGTTTGTGGATGCATCTTCTTTCATCAGCCTGTTGGGTTTCAAATCGTGCTTCTTCCACCAGAAGGCCCATCTCTGTTATTTGGTTGTCACAAAGGCTGTGCAAATGATTGAATAAAGATTATCAAGAATTCAATTCTGTTTAACACATCAGAACAAACCAAAactgttacttaaaaaaacaaacagactgagATGGTAAGAACTTTACCATAAAAAGACGCACACTGTGACATTATGAGAtttataagctactactaaaaaaATCCCCATTATATTGTAGAGTATACTGCATGATTAATGTGTTAAATAAGTGACATCCAAAACATTTAGGTTGTACCCCTGGAATAAGGGcaattaaaattaactaattatCAGTTTTttaccagagttttttttttttacatttatttttccaatAAAATTTCAATGTAGAGTGCTAGCTGCACAGAATATAAAATTTAACACCATAATCACCATATGGTCTTTGTGAAACTGTTTTCTTCTAAGGTTTTGCGCAGTCTCAGCACACCTTTATCAGTTATGTCATTTCCAGTaagactgaaaaaaagtgttgagAAATCATTAATCATAtggtttaaataaagaaatagatAAAAAACAGCCTAGTCTTTTCTTTAATTAGCCCATAAATACTCACtctaaaatcataattttgtggAGGTGAGGGAGCAAAAGATCCAAGCAGGCATCTGTGATCTGACAATAGCTGAGATTAAGATGTGTGAGCTCCTCTTTGTCATCCAGGACTAACTGCAGAGACTCACATGTACGATAGTTAAGAGGAATGCCACTGAGGTTCAGCTCTTCTCCAAGAGCTTTGGAAAGTGACGATGCCCATTGCAAAGACATGGCCATGGGGGCATTGGAAATCAAGGTTAAAACCTGACAAAGAAGACTTTTGCCCAAGCTGTAAGACAGATGTTTTTGCTACTGAATTATTTAATCTTCTGTAGAAAtctaacaataaaattaataacccTAATTTAcgtcaaaaaaattaataaataaatatgaggaCTCACTGAAGATGCACTTTGTGCAGAATAGGGAATAGAATCTCAAGTGCAGAATCATCTGCTTGGCAGTCATATAAAATCAATTCTGTATTGCACGTTGATGTTTTAATGGCAGAAGAAATGGCTGTAAAATCCATACGACTCATAGTTAGAAGATCCCTATTCTCTTGACCAGAGCGGCCACTGCCGGGGGAAGAATTGCAGGAGAAGTCCAGTTTGTGGTTCAATGCAGTCAAAAGGGAAGACGCTGGATATCCTTGTTTTTCCATGTCTTTAGACGCATGAAGAAAGTTCAACAACAGCTTTCTATCAACCCTAGTCCCATAAAGCAGTGGTGCTGTGAGTAatgcaaaacacatgcaaattttaaatgtaaGCTGAACAAAAGTTATTTGAGCACATTACCTCAGATCAGATACTCTGTGCAGAAGTTTGACGATGCTGTCAGTCTCATTATTTGGTATGACAGAGTTCAAGAGGTTGAGCTTAACACCATCACTATAGTGCAGGGCAAAACAGAGGGCTTTGCAGTCAGTTGAATCCAACTCTCTCATGCAAAGGTTAATCAGGTTAGCTGAAGATTTAACTAGTTTCACAATCAGATGACCCGCATGGTTTTGGTATATCTCTTTCAATGCAGCCCTGACAAACCGTGGGCTTATCCTGCATTATAAGAAAgaattattttagaatgtataaTGCTAACAACACCATAAAGTGtagatatgaataaatatattaaactttaCACCAGTAAAAGATATTGCCTTTTAAAGTACACTGTGTCCAGTAAAGCAAGAAGGCTCGGAACTTTCAAGACACTAAATCTACCCTCTGCAAGGTCTAGTGTCACTTGCTTTTTGGTGCCCTGAATTAGGTAAGATAAAACCTCCCAGGACAATGAAAACTTAGagataatttatgtttttaacggctacagagtttataaatgaagcattaaacatttgttgaatcgaaattgcgttactctcagacccccggtgcatacagatagattaacattaacattaaagcctaaaaaataactagatcaaatataaaatgtagatacaattatacaataagggaattatatatataaaaaaaaaaaaaaagacatataataaaaataaaagttaaaaataaagttaaagttaaataaagcagcgcaaggtaaatgacagatatagtgcaaatcaatgaagtgaacaacagtgcagttaaaagattttttagtgcaaaaaaaaatcacttattaaaaatatgttaagtttgattaaagtgacaagtgacaagtgaccaagagcagttatttaactgactgatgaggtagttccatgccgaatgaggtagtgagtggtgagtgagcagaccaatgctgcacaagtgactcgtgcatgtcatcatataattagtgtgggggggggggggggtggggggggggggggggttcatagttcagtggtgcctggggaagaagaggggagggggggcaggttcgggagggagttcagcttcctgacagcctgatggatgaagctgtccttcagtctgctggtcctggcctggagacttccGCAGtcctcctccctgatggcagcagactgaagaagctgtgtgatgggtgagtgggatcacctgtgatgcagagggctttgcgggtgagacgtgttCATAAATGctggagggagggtagagagacaccaatgatcttctcagctgctctcactatgcgttgtagagtctCTTTCGGCAGGACCGTTcggccataccacacagtgatgcagctcgtcagggaGTGGTGCTCTCGATGGTGTGCCTGATGCTTGGATGTAGtaggatggggggtggggctctggctctcctcagtttgcggaggaagtagagacgctgctgtgatttcttggccagtgctgcagtgttgtcggtccaggagaggtcctggACCGACCAGGACAAATTACAAGGTGATAAATCACCATCAATTTTCTCCAGGAACAACTGTGTCAAATTTTCATCTTGAGCATCATAGACAATTTCTGCCAGTCGTTGGAGAGTCCCTTCATGAAATCTGTTGtcacagaattattattaatatacttttttttttcaagtaaacaaACACTTCAAGgttttcgaaaaaaaaaataataattatatattccaCAGCAGAATCACACTTACTTAATGGACAAGGGACCCTGATGACACAGCAGACAAATGAGCCAGTGAGGCTCAATTTTAAATTCAGACAGGTTCAAGTTGTGGACTCTCCAGACTCTAAGAAGAGAAGTGAGGTTACTTAACAGCTGGCATAGTGCTCGCTCTGGTAGATGAGAGTTAGCCAAAACCAAAGACAGCTCTTCCACagttacagcatttatttcttGATCTGATATAACCAGCCTTGCCAGCTTTGCAATTGCTACTTCatttactctgaaaaaaaaagttaaataatataaaatcaaaaatggaaaaagtaaGCAAGCGTACTTGGTCAGAACACTGAAATTTGTGCAATGAATTTATAGCATAAAAATTATTACCTCAATATTTGaagctttttcacatttgaaaagaGGTAGGCACAACCTTGACAAGAGATCATTTGAGGAAGAAGCCTAAGGGAGATGTCCTCCTCTTTGTCCAGCAGTTTAAAAACATTGCCAACAGCTTTGCAGAGGCGACTTGGTAGCATGTCTATCAAAGAAATGCTAAAACCAAGGGATCTTAAAAGCTCAGCAATCTGATTTGGATTCCATTCGCTGTCTGCTGAAAGGACTTCGCACACAGACTGGAAAAACTGCTCATTACAGCTATAAAGAAATAGCAAGTTACTACACAAATCAAACAAGAAAATGCAGGAAGCACACTAAAATATGACAGAGATAATCcagcataaaatgaaaatgctgtcatcttcactcaacctcatgtcgattctaacctgtatgactttctttcttcaaaagaaaagttttttttttataaatgtctcaGTGTATTGTCTATATAGTGCAAGTCAAATATGACCAAAACtatttggttatcaacattcttcaaaataactttgtgtactacaaaagaaataaagtcatcaggtgaataaattattacagaattttcatttttggatgaaccttTTACACCACCAAATGAaacatcatgcattttaaatttgtattagcAAATCAACTTACCAAAGGTGTGAAATATAGGGTAAACAATTTAGGAAACTCCTAAGTTTTTCTCTTTCACATGACCAGCTTGTGAGCTCCACAGATTTTCTGATGGCCTGAAGCTTCAGTAGTTCAGTAAGAGCAAAAGTCTTCTCCAGTTTTTGTAGGTCCAGTGTCCATACAGCAGGGGCAACCTGAAGAATGGGCTTCAATGCTGGTAGAGTTATCTTCCATGATGAACTTTCCTTCAACTGGGTGAAGAGATCCATAAGGAAATAGCTCTGCATGTATTTGCTGTCTTCAACAAAAGGAAAGGTTGAGTAACTGCATGCTGCAGAAAGGCTTCTTAGTTTTCCCCCTCCACTTTCAGATGCAAGAATGAAAAGATCAGCAACAATCTTCACAATTTTGTGGATGTCTTTGGGCTGTCTGAGAACAGCACTGAAcctgcattattaaaaaaaaaaaaattctattatatatatatatatatatattatatatatatatatatatatatatatatatatatataatatagtatatatatatatatatttatatatatacttaagaaCTATACctagttgttttaaataaacagcGCTGCCAATTGGGTTTTAACCCAGCCATTTTTAGAGTGTACctagttgttttaaataaacactagTCAAAAAACTCACCTCATTTCTGTAATGTAGGGCATACACTGAAGAATTATTTTAAGTTCACTCAGCTCATATGTGACATGATCTAGTTCAGCTGGCTTCTTTAAATTTAGAACTTCCATGGTTTGGAGAAGTAATGACACTGATGGGTTTGAAGGCTGTACAACCCAGGTAGGTGGCAATGCATAGAAAACAGGTTGCAAAACTGGAAGAACATCCATGTTCTTGGCATGTTCATGCAGTTTCAGCAAGAATTTACACTGCTCATCAAAGCTTTCTCTTTGATTATTGCTGCAAACAGACAGCAGTTTCCTTACACATCGTTGACCTGTCTCATAAATAGCTCCTTGAAGATAGAGctctgtttctatagcaactttAAATTGATGGGGAAAAATCCTATgaacaaatgagaaaaacaaaaatacagaacataTGGGAATTAagcataaaaaagtgaaaaaataaaataaaaataagtttaattgttTGTACCTAATGGTTGCAATATTGGGTAAGCTCTCAAAAATTGCCCTCTGCAAAGATCTGGTTATGACTTCTTCATTTACATGCAGAAAGAGATGAACACTGTTCTCTGATCTCTTATTTTTAAGGACTTCTCCTATCCTTTGAAACACTTTCTGGTCTAGTGTTTCAAGTGCAGAGAGATGCATTTCAAAGCTGAATAAGCTGAGCAAGCTATCAAAATCTGAAAACTGCCCTGCTGCAAGAGCAACTCTCCACATTTGAGATTTCAATGTGCTTGTTGACCTAGGaacaaaaatatacatcaaaTCATTTTTGTAATTGCTAGACACTCATGAAAGAGAGCGGCTGTTTGTTTCAACAGCCATAACTGAACTTATTGTACCTGAGAAATTTCAGATTTTTCAATGAGCTTAGAAGTAGTTTCAAGCCGGGGTCAGTAATGCTACAATCTGTGAGATCCAGATCAATTTTCCGATGCACAGCTTGATTGGCCACGTAGGATATTACACAGCACTGGTAAGGATCAAGTCTTTGGTCTTCTAAATCAAGCTCATACTGAACCTTTTCCAGGAAGAGTCGGCATGCCTCAGGAAACTGATACTCATAAAGGCATCGACACACAAATAAGATGTTGTCAGCTTCCACAAACTGCTCACAGTCGCCTTCTTGATTCTGTTCTTTGGTGTAAAGGAAAGTATCTATAATCTGTTGAATGTACTTGACACGAGTGGCTTCTATCTGTTCTACTGGCACCAAACACTCTATGAGCTCAACTACATTATCAGAAAGAAGTCCAGACAAAAATGGCATGATATATTTAAGGTATTTTCCATCTTCATTGTTTTGGCATTTATCCAGTACATTGGTAATCTTGTCAGGATTTAAAATGAGATAAAGAGCTGCCCAAAACTCTTGCATTGTATTATGCAGGAATGCATACACTTTGCAAGAGGTTGTGGATGGGTTCCAGAATTGCTTTGTCAAGAAAGCATTTTGCACAGACTTATCTTCATGATCCAAATCTGTCAGGTTCACTGTCTTTGCTAGCATTGCTTGATAGGAGGCTAAGGCTAAGTTTATGACATCCCTCTTGTTATCTTTAATGTACTTATCCAAGTGCTCCACATCTTGGTGCCCGTGTTGTTTCATGCAAAAGCGAAAAATTCGGACATACATCTCTGTAACTGTAAATGGCTTATTCCTTGCTTCAGTAGGACTTACTGAAATGCAGGCAGCTACTATAAAGGCATACAGTGGTACAGAGCATAAACTAAACAACTCTGGGTTTTCCAAAGCACCAATGTCATCTGTTGTTCCCAACATCCACTTAAAGTATTCAAAGATGGACTTATGATTAAAGCCCTGAACCTCCACTCGATAAGACCGCCAGTCTGACAAATAACCTGTATCCTCAGCTTCTGGTCTGCAAGTGGTCAACACCTTTGCATCCTTTAGAAGTTCTTTCTCCATAATTTGTTTAATCACAGAGTTTCCAGTCACATCCATGATACCATCAAAAATGATAACAACATTCTCTGAATTGCTCTTAATATTTTCCAGGACTTGATCGGGCGCTTTGTCTGGGGATATGTACTTTTGAAAAAGAAGATCCTTCAAGTTTTGGGGATATGGAGACTGAGAGAAGACTCTCATCAGTGgctcatcaaaataaaacatatagcTCACTGGAATGTCTTTCTCTTCTGTCCAAAGTCGAAGTATCTCCAGTGCAACTGTTGTTTTTCCCACTCCAGGTTTTCCCACAAGCaagatgcttttctcatcattcATTAGCAAGTCTTTGGGAGACAACATTTTCTTGGCTGTTGGAATGTAGGTCTTCAGTTTCTTTGAACGAGATTTCTTGTATCCCTTGTTCTTCTTAAGCTTTGCGCCTGTACTAAAATCTGTGTCCATAACAAGGGGTACATACATGAAGGGTTttcttttttgctcattttttaagaaattcatactttgGTTCCATTTATCATTCAGTATTTGTCTTGCTTTCCATCTCAAAAGGCCCTGGTATGTGGTACAAGGATCTGAATCtggaaaacataataaaacaaaattctttAGATATCTACAACAGTACAACAGTGGGGAGGttttggcctaatggttagagagtcagacttgcaatccaagggttgtgagttcgagtctcaggccggcaggaattgtaggtggggggagtgcatgtacagttctctctccaccctcaatcccacgactgaagtgcccttgagcaaggcaccgaacccccaactgctccccgggcgctgcagcataaatggctgcccactgctccgtgtgtgtgttcactgctgtgtgtgtgcactttggattggtTGAAAGGTGAGTTTTATTTTGGAGTGTGTGTTACTGTtgttggctgtatgtcacgtcactattttttttttttttataacagtgaAAACCAGTGAACTTCTCTGAAAATGTGATCCAGTCTTAAATAGGTCAATCAAAATAGACTAAATTTTCATGTCACAAAATGACAATTACCAAAGTACGGTGTTTGTTAAGCATTGCCTGTTTCCAAATTCCTTTTTTTGAgacgtcttttttttttgagacgtCATTGATCGATTACAGTCACTGAACTTCAATATACCAAGGCAGGTTGCCTCATCCACTTTGCCTTCCCCAACTTTCACTATATGCCTCTGAttaaataaaggtattaataaAACTACAGCTAAGAGTAATTATACACTTATCTAGTCTACTTGACACAAGAAGAAGAATTAGGAGAATACAGAATTCCTGTGCTTGTTACCCACCTGCTGTGTTTGCTGTCTGAGATTGTGGGTCTTCCTGGAAGGAGAAGCAACTAATCCAGTGGTGTAAATCTGGAGAACCCAAACCAGGTCTTGGAAATACTTGAAATCTTTACCAGTgtttgtaaaaatacattaaaaaaaagggtCTGTAAGGAGGTGATGGGTTCACCTCCTCCATCCCCCCATGCACCCCACCTCCCTTTAACAACAAAGTGGTTCAGTCCAGACAGCCATACCTGCTGATTGTTCTATTAGCGGTCTTTTCCTGCTCTCTCCTGAACGGAAGAGGTATGCTGTGCTCCATGCTACAGATTAATGGCTAGCATTGGTTGAAAATAAttcacacacagaaatacacggtttaagtagtttttatttatttaattttggtgTTGTTTACAGATGTAAGATCATATATACTTAACATACATGTTTCATTGATGTGAATTGGTGCACTTTGGGATGTTATTTTTGTTGACAGTGTTATTGATGTGTGAGCTGAAGCGTGACGACCtgtctatataaaaatacattctctATGCAGGTATGCATTGACAaaccatatttttgtgttttaaattatataatcaatATTGTCGCGTTTCATATGCTCCTCTGTATAAGTTTGTGTACGGAGCTACTGCTTTTTCTCCTTGTTTTACCTTGGCCTtgtttttcgttttctttttttgctttttcctgCTCTCTCCTGAACGGAAGAGTGTTTCTGATGTGAGCTGAAGCTGGTGTGACGACCtgtctatataaaaatacattctctATGCAGACCCAATCTGGCGCTCTCCTGTCGTTCTTCAGTATATTCAACACAACGCAGACCACAGAAGCAAACGGTTACACTTGACATCTAGGTTTTAATACGttaagatgttttgtgtgttaaaatgtatAAAGCAGAACTTAATATTTTCCAGTGTTTTCTTACTTTAGGGGTAAGTTA
Coding sequences:
- the LOC109080264 gene encoding uncharacterized protein LOC109080264, with the translated sequence MNFLKNEQKRKPFMYVPLVMDTDFSTGAKLKKNKGYKKSRSKKLKTYIPTAKKMLSPKDLLMNDEKSILLVGKPGVGKTTVALEILRLWTEEKDIPVSYMFYFDEPLMRVFSQSPYPQNLKDLLFQKYISPDKAPDQVLENIKSNSENVVIIFDGIMDVTGNSVIKQIMEKELLKDAKVLTTCRPEAEDTGYLSDWRSYRVEVQGFNHKSIFEYFKWMLGTTDDIGALENPELFSLCSVPLYAFIVAACISVSPTEARNKPFTVTEMYVRIFRFCMKQHGHQDVEHLDKYIKDNKRDVINLALASYQAMLAKTVNLTDLDHEDKSVQNAFLTKQFWNPSTTSCKVYAFLHNTMQEFWAALYLILNPDKITNVLDKCQNNEDGKYLKYIMPFLSGLLSDNVVELIECLVPVEQIEATRVKYIQQIIDTFLYTKEQNQEGDCEQFVEADNILFVCRCLYEYQFPEACRLFLEKVQYELDLEDQRLDPYQCCVISYVANQAVHRKIDLDLTDCSITDPGLKLLLSSLKNLKFLRSTSTLKSQMWRVALAAGQFSDFDSLLSLFSFEMHLSALETLDQKVFQRIGEVLKNKRSENSVHLFLHVNEEVITRSLQRAIFESLPNIATIRIFPHQFKVAIETELYLQGAIYETGQRCVRKLLSVCSNNQRESFDEQCKFLLKLHEHAKNMDVLPVLQPVFYALPPTWVVQPSNPSVSLLLQTMEVLNLKKPAELDHVTYELSELKIILQCMPYITEMRFSAVLRQPKDIHKIVKIVADLFILASESGGGKLRSLSAACSYSTFPFVEDSKYMQSYFLMDLFTQLKESSSWKITLPALKPILQVAPAVWTLDLQKLEKTFALTELLKLQAIRKSVELTSWSCEREKLRSFLNCLPYISHLCCNEQFFQSVCEVLSADSEWNPNQIAELLRSLGFSISLIDMLPSRLCKAVGNVFKLLDKEEDISLRLLPQMISCQGCAYLFSNVKKLQILRVNEVAIAKLARLVISDQEINAVTVEELSLVLANSHLPERALCQLLSNLTSLLRVWRVHNLNLSEFKIEPHWLICLLCHQGPLSIKFHEGTLQRLAEIVYDAQDENLTQLFLEKIDGDLSPCNLSWEVLSYLIQGTKKQVTLDLAEGRFSVLKVPSLLALLDTVYFKRISPRFVRAALKEIYQNHAGHLIVKLVKSSANLINLCMRELDSTDCKALCFALHYSDGVKLNLLNSVIPNNETDSIVKLLHRVSDLRVDRKLLLNFLHASKDMEKQGYPASSLLTALNHKLDFSCNSSPGSGRSGQENRDLLTMSRMDFTAISSAIKTSTCNTELILYDCQADDSALEILFPILHKVHLHLGKSLLCQVLTLISNAPMAMSLQWASSLSKALGEELNLSGIPLNYRTCESLQLVLDDKEELTHLNLSYCQITDACLDLLLPHLHKIMILDLTGNDITDKGVLRLRKTLEENSFTKTICLCDNQITEMGLLVEEARFETQQADERRCIHKQNYNTKDLRSKSEMGKSVSTIVKTEDLIKKFEPELAVNNGKISYRFQWKTEGLFMCSATGLVFGLKGSGCVEYYVAHWDMRLLINTHYEPAGPLFDIRTPAGEICELHLPHCETHVDAIGSLSVVHIHSEDTWEFLSPNKISRTHIAVNVCRLSRYGIVHENNQNNKIINGQVLLFQEPDMSVTQQRLWVFLLPSNVPLSEIKEQQHQYVFIQTSSDCKLQINAKYTLISKKAKRVQPKEKLFEPLHAGNYHPTFEVFLDKDVTEVRIKIQLKIKESDTINFKNAWKRWIILKNNTDNHAQMRSEEHSNIQVNCKTWISALGEIMEDLKSEEFKKLKHLMTHTGKRHPICSMRLEETKDRCELVTLVLKTWGFQESVKAIHEFMKELPRNDESVTDRLKPYVTLFGLKD